The following proteins are encoded in a genomic region of Methanomassiliicoccus sp.:
- a CDS encoding ATP-binding protein, which translates to MIEDGSPQPSDVGVLTEAQHRKMFNALGECFAVCELVRDEQGKVVDFLSTGVMTEAGPVHDGRMLEACTRVVESGEPVRLEQHNENSGRWLCIKIYHVGVDHFACIYNDITERKRKNDELLFQAKLLLNVHDAIVATDDGLNVTYWNKAAEAMFGWTEAEALDCHSRCIQKMVSSEQVLMNALKLLSEGREYDRELTLTHKDGRTVFCHSRTTALIGPLGEFVGTVSAMRDITEYKKAEEALKRSNAELQHYAFISSHDLKEPLRMIITYLDLIERRYDGKVLDEAAKEYMHFAIEGAERMRQMIDDLLTYASIDPQNMALEPVEMDYVLFDSLRGLKNIMEASGASVTYDPLPRIMADRGQMTQVLENLISNSIKFCSEEVPTIHISSERGDGEWIFTVKDNGIGIDPRYADHLFKIFNRLHGREEYNGSGIGLAVVKKVIDCRGGRVWFESELGHGTTFFFTIPHEG; encoded by the coding sequence ATGATCGAGGATGGATCTCCGCAGCCATCCGATGTGGGGGTGTTGACTGAAGCCCAGCATCGCAAGATGTTTAATGCGTTAGGGGAGTGTTTCGCGGTCTGCGAGCTGGTCCGGGACGAGCAGGGCAAGGTCGTGGATTTTCTTTCGACCGGAGTCATGACCGAGGCCGGTCCAGTTCACGATGGACGCATGCTGGAGGCGTGCACCCGAGTGGTCGAGAGCGGCGAGCCTGTGCGTCTGGAACAGCACAATGAAAACTCTGGTCGATGGCTTTGCATCAAGATCTATCATGTGGGAGTGGACCATTTCGCATGCATTTACAACGACATTACCGAACGGAAGCGTAAGAACGATGAACTGTTGTTCCAGGCCAAGCTTCTATTGAACGTGCATGATGCGATCGTGGCCACTGATGATGGCCTAAACGTCACCTATTGGAACAAAGCGGCTGAGGCCATGTTCGGCTGGACAGAGGCCGAGGCGCTGGACTGTCATTCTCGATGCATTCAGAAAATGGTATCCTCTGAGCAAGTGTTGATGAATGCACTGAAATTGCTAAGCGAGGGCAGGGAGTACGATAGGGAGCTAACCCTCACCCATAAGGATGGCCGGACCGTTTTCTGTCATTCCCGGACGACCGCTTTGATAGGTCCGCTCGGAGAGTTCGTGGGCACCGTATCGGCGATGAGAGATATCACTGAGTACAAGAAGGCCGAAGAAGCTCTGAAACGCTCCAATGCTGAGCTGCAGCATTACGCCTTCATATCCTCCCACGATCTGAAGGAGCCGCTTCGGATGATCATAACTTACCTTGATCTTATCGAGAGAAGGTATGACGGCAAGGTCCTCGATGAAGCAGCGAAGGAATACATGCACTTCGCCATCGAAGGTGCAGAGCGCATGCGACAGATGATCGATGATCTGCTCACCTATGCGAGCATTGATCCCCAGAATATGGCATTGGAGCCCGTGGAGATGGACTATGTTTTGTTCGACTCTCTCCGGGGGTTGAAGAACATCATGGAGGCCAGTGGGGCTTCCGTGACCTACGATCCCCTGCCCCGCATTATGGCTGATAGGGGGCAAATGACCCAGGTTCTGGAGAACCTCATCAGCAACTCCATAAAATTCTGCAGTGAGGAAGTACCGACGATCCACATCTCTTCTGAACGGGGCGACGGTGAATGGATATTTACGGTCAAGGACAACGGCATCGGGATCGATCCCAGGTACGCCGATCATCTGTTCAAGATATTCAATCGCTTGCACGGGCGTGAGGAATACAACGGGTCCGGGATAGGCTTGGCCGTCGTTAAGAAGGTTATCGATTGCCGCGGAGGTAGGGTCTGGTTCGAGTCCGAACTGGGCCACGGGACGACGTTCTTTTTCACAATCCCGCACGAGGGATAA
- a CDS encoding GYD domain-containing protein has translation MPEYVVLSRLTAEGRKTLSTNPDRLLEVNEEISKMGAKVMRQYALLGKYDFLTILEAPDNETMAKIMVQLGARGSLETVTFAAMNIDDFLASLK, from the coding sequence ATGCCCGAGTACGTCGTACTGTCGCGGCTCACGGCTGAAGGGAGGAAGACCTTGAGCACCAACCCGGATCGACTGCTGGAAGTGAATGAGGAAATCAGCAAGATGGGAGCGAAGGTAATGAGGCAATACGCTCTCCTGGGCAAGTATGATTTCCTGACCATCCTCGAAGCGCCGGACAACGAGACGATGGCGAAGATAATGGTCCAGCTGGGCGCAAGGGGGAGCCTGGAGACAGTGACCTTCGCCGCCATGAACATCGACGATTTTCTCGCATCGTTAAAGTAG
- a CDS encoding CBS domain-containing protein: MAALVKDYMRQKKEIVSLEDSVQSAIELMVESDQGSVVVLDDKDKVVGIFTERDVLRHTMTNQPTFLHLKVSEVMSSPVLTVPEDMKVSEALSIMNDKNVRRLPVVDKSGKMIGFISWRELFAKIPRSIL, translated from the coding sequence ATGGCCGCTCTGGTAAAAGACTACATGAGGCAAAAGAAGGAGATAGTATCTCTGGAAGACTCCGTTCAAAGCGCTATTGAGCTGATGGTGGAAAGCGACCAGGGAAGCGTGGTCGTACTAGATGACAAGGACAAGGTCGTCGGCATATTCACCGAGAGGGATGTGCTTCGTCACACCATGACCAACCAGCCCACTTTCCTGCACCTCAAGGTCTCCGAGGTCATGAGCTCTCCCGTTCTTACCGTCCCCGAGGACATGAAGGTCTCCGAGGCTCTCAGCATCATGAACGATAAGAACGTCCGCCGTCTTCCGGTGGTCGACAAGAGCGGCAAGATGATCGGTTTTATCTCATGGAGGGAGCTCTTCGCCAAGATCCCACGGAGCATCCTCTGA
- a CDS encoding zinc ribbon domain-containing protein, whose protein sequence is MAFCSNCGQQMLDDANFCPNCGKSRQARGFQYPTYASSPPRRDSNLPLVLIAIVAVVVVIIPIILMIFMIPVITENASSHAIKYTSDDFYNSSSGTLILNESDMGSEWTNTSDPSDVRSPGGYILDYYRASFNKSSNGGWINVTIYVYRYDAIYDARDDHWHNKIVASSVADLKDEDIGDVSYFWTNNNLTYSLAFVKGNVIVGVKLVDGSSHSIDGEEMIKEIANKQADKITS, encoded by the coding sequence ATGGCGTTCTGTTCGAACTGCGGTCAACAGATGCTTGATGACGCAAATTTCTGTCCTAACTGCGGTAAGAGCAGACAAGCACGAGGATTTCAATATCCTACCTATGCTTCCAGTCCCCCGAGAAGAGATAGCAATCTCCCGCTCGTGCTGATAGCTATCGTAGCCGTCGTGGTCGTCATCATTCCAATTATTCTAATGATTTTCATGATTCCAGTCATTACTGAAAATGCATCCTCACACGCGATCAAGTACACATCGGATGACTTCTACAACAGCTCGTCAGGCACGCTGATCCTTAACGAATCAGATATGGGTTCGGAGTGGACGAACACATCCGATCCGTCGGATGTGCGTTCCCCAGGCGGTTACATTCTGGATTATTATCGAGCATCATTCAACAAATCCAGCAACGGCGGTTGGATCAACGTCACCATCTATGTTTACAGATATGACGCGATCTATGATGCCAGAGATGACCACTGGCACAACAAGATAGTGGCGTCTAGCGTCGCTGACCTAAAGGATGAGGACATCGGTGACGTCAGCTACTTCTGGACCAATAATAATCTCACCTATTCGCTTGCATTCGTCAAGGGTAACGTAATCGTCGGCGTCAAGCTAGTTGACGGCTCGTCGCATTCCATCGACGGTGAGGAGATGATCAAGGAGATCGCCAACAAACAGGCGGACAAGATAACTTCCTGA
- a CDS encoding N-acetyltransferase — MSTRRGATRYAILVCSLLETDNIDYALRVQGMLGDISIQELTVRHVEANDLNKEAMQRIDRSAFGDDLLNIWSLTPFLRHGHVLGLFLNESMKGFVILIKDWDEPSHAHIAEMAIDKDSQGRGYGSHLLTNALSYLKMIGISSVSLTVDPNNVRALHLYRDKCGFKFVEYRRNEYGEGRDRLYLRLNLCNLVKSRPNEMR, encoded by the coding sequence ATGTCAACGAGGAGGGGCGCCACAAGATACGCTATCCTCGTCTGCTCTCTGTTGGAAACGGATAATATCGATTACGCGCTTAGGGTGCAGGGCATGCTCGGCGATATCAGCATTCAGGAACTCACCGTTCGTCATGTGGAGGCTAATGATCTGAACAAGGAGGCGATGCAAAGGATCGATCGCTCGGCGTTCGGGGACGATCTGCTGAACATTTGGTCCTTGACGCCTTTTCTCAGGCATGGTCACGTTCTCGGCCTTTTTTTAAATGAATCCATGAAGGGATTCGTCATCCTGATCAAGGATTGGGATGAGCCATCCCATGCGCATATCGCGGAGATGGCGATAGACAAGGACAGCCAGGGAAGAGGTTATGGTAGTCATCTCCTCACCAATGCGTTGTCGTACCTCAAGATGATCGGCATATCCTCAGTCTCATTGACCGTCGATCCCAACAATGTCAGGGCCCTGCACCTCTATCGCGATAAGTGTGGCTTTAAATTTGTCGAGTATCGAAGGAACGAGTACGGAGAGGGCCGCGATCGACTTTATCTGAGACTCAATCTCTGCAATCTGGTAAAGAGCAGGCCGAATGAGATGCGATAA
- a CDS encoding FkbM family methyltransferase produces the protein MTLRKRLNKMITGMPFERSVRNFYSLVYSYYTHNPNFYYDRQAHKIMSRVLGKNSNCIDIGANEGMILKDMLKFAPRGEHMAIEPIPDLADRLTQRYPQVEVHKCALSNACGTSSFQLVTNNPGYSGLRRRHYDFGKPEIKEITVRTKTMDEVYPEGRSLDFVKIDVEGAEYLVLEGGKETLKRNQPYIVFEHGRGAAEFYDVRPEQVYDLLVDEIGLQVSVMKDWLDGKPSLSKADFVDQFEQVTNYYFLAHP, from the coding sequence ATGACGCTACGAAAACGCTTGAACAAGATGATCACGGGGATGCCTTTCGAAAGGTCGGTGAGGAACTTTTACAGCCTGGTCTACAGCTACTACACTCACAATCCCAACTTTTACTATGATCGACAGGCGCACAAGATCATGTCCCGGGTGCTGGGCAAGAACTCCAACTGCATAGACATCGGCGCCAACGAAGGTATGATCCTCAAGGATATGCTGAAGTTCGCCCCCCGGGGGGAGCACATGGCCATCGAGCCCATTCCCGACCTTGCAGACCGCCTGACACAAAGGTATCCACAAGTGGAGGTGCACAAGTGCGCGCTTTCCAATGCTTGCGGGACCTCCTCCTTCCAACTGGTCACCAACAACCCCGGGTACTCCGGGCTCCGCCGGCGGCACTATGACTTTGGAAAGCCGGAGATCAAGGAGATCACCGTGCGGACGAAGACCATGGATGAAGTCTATCCTGAGGGGCGCTCGTTGGATTTCGTCAAGATCGATGTCGAGGGGGCGGAGTACCTGGTGCTCGAAGGTGGCAAGGAAACCCTGAAACGCAACCAGCCATACATCGTTTTCGAGCATGGGCGCGGAGCAGCCGAATTCTACGACGTCCGTCCCGAGCAGGTCTATGACCTGCTGGTCGATGAGATAGGTCTTCAGGTCTCGGTGATGAAGGACTGGCTGGATGGTAAGCCCTCCCTGAGCAAGGCGGACTTCGTGGACCAGTTCGAGCAGGTCACCAACTATTACTTCCTTGCCCACCCCTGA
- a CDS encoding fibronectin type III domain-containing protein, giving the protein MLLSTMSFSAVLEQAGAETFGDYYYELINSDTEVEITGYLGPGGNIAIPNEIDGKPVTSIGTYAFQSTPFITSVTIGGGITNIGGNAFSGCTDLTEINVDAANAIYASADGVLYDKAMIVLIQCPGGKAGSVTIPGSVVSVGNSSFEGCTSLISVIILDSVTSLGRSAFSGCTALTSVKIGERVRSIESNTFAGCTALSSVTIPRSVTSIGQTAFASCSSLSSVTIPNGVQYIYDLAFVHCSSLASVTIPGSVKSIWNDAFAYCSSLRSVTISNGLETLGEYAFAYCPSLTSVTIPGTVTSVGPSVFRECTSLTSVTMSEGTTVIGKSEFYQCTALTSVTIPGSVTTLSDSAFYNCSGLTSITFEGNAPMGFTSCFTNHNPSLVIYYHAGATGFTNPWYGIPTAALTSNANLPGAPRELTATPGIGQVQLSWAAPSTDSQQSIVGYHIYWSEEQNNGYSPISVNTTSYLHSGLEDGRTYYYRVTAISQAGEGATSAIVSVTTANASSLPSVPGDLEVVVNGETVRLTWKEPSSDGGSAITGYMIYRGTSASDMEYVATVTGTSYEVEGLGDGDHYYYEVHAINGNGIGLPTSPVDIKNAASKDGSTDNLPIEYLALGGVGAVVACMAGVLLLRRRPALKR; this is encoded by the coding sequence GTGTTGCTGTCGACAATGTCCTTCTCGGCGGTATTGGAGCAGGCCGGAGCGGAGACATTCGGTGATTATTACTACGAACTCATTAACAGCGATACGGAGGTCGAGATCACCGGATATCTCGGCCCTGGTGGTAATATTGCCATACCCAACGAGATCGATGGTAAACCGGTCACCTCGATAGGCACCTATGCGTTCCAGTCCACCCCATTCATTACTTCCGTCACCATCGGCGGCGGCATCACGAACATCGGGGGGAACGCCTTCTCCGGATGTACCGATCTGACCGAGATTAACGTGGATGCCGCCAATGCCATTTACGCCAGTGCCGATGGCGTGTTGTATGATAAAGCAATGATAGTTCTGATCCAATGCCCCGGCGGCAAGGCGGGGTCTGTCACCATCCCAGGAAGCGTAGTCTCCGTCGGCAACAGCTCGTTCGAGGGCTGCACCAGCCTGATCTCCGTCATTATACTCGACAGCGTCACTTCTCTCGGGAGATCGGCGTTCTCCGGTTGTACTGCTCTGACCTCGGTGAAGATTGGAGAGAGGGTACGATCGATCGAGAGCAATACTTTCGCCGGTTGTACCGCCCTGAGCTCTGTGACCATTCCTCGCAGTGTAACATCCATCGGGCAGACAGCGTTCGCCAGCTGTTCTTCTTTGAGCTCTGTGACTATCCCCAATGGAGTCCAGTACATCTACGACCTGGCGTTCGTGCACTGTTCTTCTTTGGCCTCCGTGACTATCCCCGGGAGCGTCAAATCCATTTGGAACGATGCCTTTGCCTACTGCAGTTCGCTGAGATCCGTTACCATCTCCAACGGCCTTGAGACTCTGGGAGAATACGCGTTCGCCTACTGTCCTTCGCTTACATCGGTGACCATCCCCGGCACCGTGACGTCGGTGGGCCCCAGCGTGTTCAGAGAATGTACCTCCCTGACCTCTGTGACCATGTCCGAGGGCACCACCGTCATCGGAAAATCGGAGTTCTACCAATGCACCGCTCTTACCTCGGTAACGATTCCTGGCAGCGTGACAACGCTCTCGGACAGTGCGTTCTACAATTGCTCCGGTCTGACCAGCATTACATTCGAGGGCAATGCTCCAATGGGCTTTACCAGTTGTTTCACGAACCACAACCCCTCGCTGGTCATCTACTACCATGCCGGGGCTACCGGTTTCACCAACCCGTGGTACGGCATACCGACCGCAGCTTTGACCTCCAACGCTAACCTGCCAGGGGCTCCGAGAGAGCTAACCGCGACGCCGGGCATTGGTCAGGTGCAGCTATCATGGGCCGCGCCAAGCACCGATAGCCAACAGAGCATCGTAGGATATCACATATATTGGAGCGAGGAGCAGAACAACGGTTACTCGCCCATATCAGTCAACACCACGAGCTACCTGCACTCGGGGCTGGAAGATGGGCGGACATACTACTACAGGGTGACTGCGATCAGTCAGGCAGGCGAGGGGGCAACAAGTGCCATCGTGTCCGTCACAACGGCCAATGCGTCGTCCCTGCCATCCGTCCCCGGCGATCTGGAGGTGGTGGTGAACGGCGAGACAGTAAGGCTCACTTGGAAGGAGCCATCGAGCGACGGAGGCTCAGCCATCACCGGATACATGATCTACCGCGGGACCAGCGCCAGCGATATGGAGTACGTTGCTACGGTGACCGGGACATCGTATGAGGTCGAGGGATTGGGGGACGGGGACCATTACTACTATGAGGTCCATGCCATCAACGGCAATGGCATAGGCTTGCCGACCAGCCCCGTAGACATTAAGAATGCGGCATCGAAGGATGGATCGACCGATAATCTACCTATTGAATATCTCGCCCTGGGAGGGGTGGGAGCGGTGGTGGCGTGTATGGCGGGCGTACTTTTACTGAGGAGGAGACCGGCGCTCAAGCGATAG
- a CDS encoding arylsulfatase → MTQIRPPAGAPNVLVIMLDDVGFGASSAFGGPCETPNFEKLAQGGLLYDRFHTTALCAPTRQALLTGRNHHSVGMGMITEAATAAPGYNAIRPNTKAPVPLTLRLNGYSTAQFGKCHEVPPWQTSPMGPFDAWPAGGGGFEHFYGFIGGETNQWNPSLYQGLTPVEPPRTPEEGYHLTEDLTDHAIAWVRQQKALMPDKPFFVYFAPGATHAPHHVPKEWIERYKGKFAHGWDRQRELTFEEQKRLGVIPPEAELTKRPPEIPAWDEMPAELRPVLERQMETYAAFLSHTDHHVGRLIDAIEQLGILDDTLIFVIIGDNGASAEGTLQGSFNEMSNFNGMASLETPEFMLSKMEEFGSPSSFNHYAVGWAWAMDSPYQWTKQVASHWGGTRNGTIVHWPKGIKDQGGHRTQFCHIIDVAPTILEAAGIPEPIFVNGVQQSPMEGTSMMYSFNSPEEPERHDVQYFEMGGNRGIYYKGWSACTKHRTPWILFGQKAVAFDDDVWELYDGPNDWTQAHDLSKERPEILHKLQRQFLIEATKYNVIPLDDRGTERMVPELAGRPTLIRGNSQLFFPSMGRLSENSVINIKNKSFAVTAEIEVTDEKANGVIIAQGGRFGGWSLYVKRGKLRFTYNLLGIQEFSTEAKEPISQGKHQVRMEFAYDGGGVAKGGEVTLYYDGQEAGRGRVGATQLVIFSADETTDIGSETGTTVTTEYSTKDCRFTGIIRWVQLDIGKDDHDHLISPEERLRIAMARQ, encoded by the coding sequence GTGACACAGATCAGACCCCCCGCGGGGGCGCCCAATGTTCTTGTGATCATGCTCGATGACGTGGGGTTTGGGGCCTCTAGCGCGTTCGGAGGGCCGTGCGAAACGCCGAACTTCGAGAAGTTGGCCCAGGGGGGCCTGCTTTACGACCGTTTCCACACCACTGCCCTCTGCGCCCCCACCCGTCAGGCTTTGTTGACTGGTCGCAACCATCACTCGGTGGGGATGGGAATGATTACAGAGGCGGCGACCGCAGCCCCGGGCTATAATGCGATCAGACCGAACACAAAGGCGCCGGTCCCGTTGACACTCAGGTTGAACGGGTACTCGACTGCCCAGTTCGGAAAGTGTCACGAGGTGCCCCCTTGGCAGACATCGCCCATGGGCCCGTTCGACGCCTGGCCAGCTGGTGGAGGAGGCTTCGAGCACTTCTACGGATTCATCGGCGGGGAGACCAATCAATGGAACCCCTCATTGTATCAGGGACTTACTCCGGTAGAACCTCCGAGGACTCCAGAGGAAGGCTATCACCTGACGGAGGACCTGACCGACCATGCGATCGCATGGGTTCGCCAGCAGAAAGCCCTGATGCCCGACAAGCCCTTCTTCGTGTACTTCGCTCCTGGCGCGACCCACGCTCCTCACCACGTGCCGAAGGAGTGGATCGAACGGTACAAGGGCAAGTTCGCTCACGGCTGGGACCGGCAGCGCGAACTGACTTTCGAGGAACAGAAGCGGCTGGGAGTCATTCCGCCGGAGGCCGAGCTGACCAAGAGGCCGCCGGAGATCCCCGCCTGGGACGAGATGCCGGCCGAGCTGAGGCCGGTGCTGGAGCGACAGATGGAGACCTACGCCGCCTTCCTGTCCCATACCGACCATCATGTCGGCAGATTGATCGATGCGATCGAGCAACTGGGCATTCTTGACGACACCCTGATCTTCGTCATCATCGGTGACAACGGCGCGTCGGCTGAAGGGACGTTGCAGGGATCGTTCAACGAGATGTCGAACTTCAACGGGATGGCGTCCCTGGAGACACCCGAGTTCATGCTCTCCAAGATGGAGGAGTTCGGCTCACCATCATCGTTTAACCACTACGCTGTTGGTTGGGCCTGGGCCATGGACTCGCCGTACCAGTGGACGAAGCAGGTGGCCTCACACTGGGGAGGCACGAGGAACGGAACGATCGTCCACTGGCCTAAGGGCATCAAAGATCAAGGAGGCCATCGTACGCAGTTCTGCCACATCATCGATGTCGCGCCTACGATCCTGGAGGCGGCGGGGATACCGGAACCCATTTTCGTTAACGGGGTCCAGCAATCGCCGATGGAGGGTACCAGCATGATGTACTCGTTCAACTCGCCGGAGGAGCCGGAACGCCACGACGTGCAGTACTTCGAGATGGGCGGGAACCGCGGAATATATTACAAGGGATGGAGCGCCTGCACCAAGCACCGCACGCCTTGGATCCTTTTTGGCCAGAAGGCTGTAGCATTTGATGACGATGTCTGGGAGCTGTACGATGGTCCCAATGATTGGACGCAGGCCCATGATCTGTCCAAGGAGAGGCCGGAGATCCTGCACAAGCTGCAGCGTCAGTTCTTGATCGAGGCCACCAAGTACAACGTCATTCCCCTTGATGATCGGGGGACAGAGCGCATGGTCCCTGAGCTCGCTGGGCGGCCCACGCTGATCCGTGGTAACTCCCAGCTGTTTTTCCCCAGCATGGGGCGACTGTCTGAAAATTCGGTGATCAATATCAAAAATAAGTCCTTTGCCGTCACCGCCGAGATCGAAGTCACAGATGAGAAAGCGAACGGCGTCATCATCGCTCAGGGCGGAAGGTTCGGTGGTTGGAGCCTGTATGTCAAGCGTGGCAAACTGAGGTTCACATACAATCTGCTGGGCATCCAGGAGTTCTCGACCGAAGCGAAGGAGCCGATTTCGCAGGGAAAGCATCAGGTGCGGATGGAGTTCGCATACGATGGAGGGGGTGTGGCCAAGGGCGGTGAGGTCACGCTGTACTATGATGGCCAAGAGGCCGGCAGGGGTCGGGTCGGTGCCACCCAACTGGTCATCTTTTCGGCGGATGAGACCACCGACATCGGGAGCGAGACCGGCACGACAGTCACTACCGAGTATAGCACAAAGGACTGCAGATTCACAGGCATCATCAGGTGGGTTCAATTGGATATCGGCAAGGACGATCACGATCACCTCATCAGCCCGGAGGAGCGCTTGAGAATCGCGATGGCACGGCAGTAG
- a CDS encoding putative sulfate exporter family transporter, with translation MLCLPKCHPGYRLDDNLGDGISAYREELKGYYTLRLGHLPGLAVCAAIALFSYVFTRGTVFENGPRILPSSVFIDNPVFSLLFKIGPIVLALMIGIFITWKLLALGSSYAGKYLLRLAIVLMGARVTADVLSTASIAGIVIIVAVMAFTIWLSIYLGKRWLVEKDASALVGTGNAVCGVSACLSVAPAIRAKPHNLYAVIGVISLLGLVGVFIIPYVAIACGLTSAQAAVFVGGSLHEIGNVIPAADLYHNAFGGQDIAGLVLAYKMTRVAMLVAVSYFLARWFSRTESSHDEEEEPVKFQGFLIAFVFVAILASVLLYVDPSFGNDVKAALVNVSASTLTIAMAGVGLSMDLRETVKVGRLLLPFATLIWAIEIALLLVLTMAFV, from the coding sequence ATGCTCTGCCTCCCAAAATGCCATCCGGGATATCGCCTGGATGACAATCTAGGTGATGGCATCTCGGCATATCGTGAGGAACTGAAGGGCTACTACACTCTCCGCCTGGGACATCTACCTGGATTGGCAGTATGTGCGGCGATCGCACTATTTTCGTATGTTTTTACCAGAGGGACGGTCTTTGAAAATGGACCTAGGATTTTGCCATCTTCCGTCTTCATCGACAATCCTGTCTTTTCTCTTCTATTCAAGATCGGACCGATAGTATTGGCATTGATGATCGGCATCTTCATCACCTGGAAGCTGTTGGCCCTGGGTTCTTCCTACGCTGGAAAATATCTTCTTAGATTGGCCATCGTATTGATGGGAGCAAGAGTCACAGCGGACGTATTGTCCACGGCATCTATCGCCGGCATCGTCATTATTGTGGCCGTTATGGCCTTCACCATATGGCTTTCTATCTATCTGGGTAAGAGATGGCTGGTCGAGAAAGATGCGTCTGCCCTGGTCGGCACCGGGAACGCTGTTTGCGGAGTGTCCGCCTGCCTCAGCGTGGCTCCGGCCATAAGGGCTAAACCTCACAACCTCTACGCAGTGATCGGCGTTATCAGTCTTCTGGGCCTTGTTGGCGTTTTCATAATCCCATATGTTGCGATAGCGTGCGGACTTACATCGGCCCAGGCTGCGGTGTTCGTCGGAGGATCTCTACACGAGATAGGCAATGTCATACCTGCGGCCGACCTTTATCACAACGCGTTCGGAGGCCAGGACATTGCTGGCCTCGTGCTTGCGTACAAGATGACCCGGGTGGCCATGTTGGTGGCCGTTTCGTATTTCCTGGCCAGATGGTTCAGCCGAACCGAATCGAGCCATGATGAGGAGGAGGAACCGGTCAAATTTCAAGGGTTCCTGATCGCCTTCGTGTTCGTGGCCATCCTGGCCTCCGTTCTGCTGTATGTGGATCCGTCGTTCGGCAATGATGTGAAGGCAGCCCTTGTCAATGTGTCGGCCTCAACCCTCACCATCGCCATGGCCGGAGTCGGTTTATCCATGGACCTCAGGGAAACGGTAAAGGTAGGAAGATTGTTGCTCCCGTTTGCCACCCTGATCTGGGCGATAGAAATCGCGCTTCTGCTGGTTTTAACGATGGCCTTTGTTTAG
- a CDS encoding cytochrome c biogenesis protein CcdA — translation MIGRRARTASFIVAIFLILLLMLASSLVLNGLSSGQWADTGSSSSRYTMTFEDKANESVIICYFFSAGCPHCATTEPYVDRVVAKYPQATLIKLEINHNSTNQGLYQAFIDRYGIKDPVVPSVCVGNEALVGEDAIKERLEPAIVRALETNDTDVGGGSHNGNSTETSTGGADNGTNPKPESGGSSTGLTTAMVVIAAAADSINPCAISVMIILLIFLTSLGNKRRMLAVGLVYIGTVYLVYFFAGLGIVAFLQSTTMTRAIYYAAAVLSIAIGLINIKDYLLFNTKPTMAIPESRKPTIKKYVEKASVPAAVGLGFVVSLFELPCTGGIYFAILSLLGNSMTAAEGIPYLVLYNAIYVLPLVVILAIFTMGISKDRANSWRLENRRTLRLVLGLVMLALGAVMLLGVF, via the coding sequence GTGATCGGCAGGAGAGCGAGGACAGCTTCATTCATCGTCGCAATATTCCTCATCCTCTTGCTGATGCTAGCCTCGAGCTTGGTCCTCAACGGCCTTAGCTCTGGACAATGGGCGGATACCGGTTCGTCGAGTTCCCGCTACACCATGACCTTCGAAGACAAAGCGAACGAGAGCGTTATCATTTGCTACTTCTTTTCAGCTGGTTGTCCCCACTGTGCGACCACAGAGCCGTATGTGGACCGAGTGGTAGCGAAATATCCCCAGGCCACTCTTATCAAGTTGGAGATCAACCACAACAGCACGAACCAGGGGTTGTACCAGGCGTTCATCGACCGCTACGGCATCAAGGACCCGGTGGTCCCTTCCGTCTGCGTAGGGAACGAGGCTCTGGTGGGCGAGGACGCCATAAAGGAGAGACTCGAACCGGCCATCGTTCGCGCGCTCGAAACCAACGACACCGATGTAGGAGGTGGAAGCCATAACGGCAATAGCACCGAAACGAGCACAGGCGGTGCCGACAACGGAACCAATCCCAAGCCTGAGAGCGGTGGATCTTCGACAGGCCTGACGACGGCCATGGTGGTGATCGCGGCGGCTGCGGATAGTATCAATCCCTGTGCCATAAGTGTCATGATCATCCTGCTGATCTTCCTGACAAGCTTGGGTAATAAGAGGCGAATGCTTGCGGTCGGCCTTGTTTACATAGGCACGGTCTATCTTGTCTATTTCTTCGCTGGCCTCGGCATTGTGGCTTTCCTGCAATCGACGACAATGACCCGGGCCATCTACTATGCGGCTGCCGTGCTGTCGATAGCGATCGGACTTATCAACATCAAAGATTACCTTTTATTCAACACCAAGCCCACGATGGCCATTCCCGAATCTAGGAAGCCCACAATAAAGAAGTATGTCGAGAAGGCGAGCGTTCCCGCGGCGGTGGGGCTCGGATTCGTTGTTAGCCTGTTCGAATTGCCGTGCACCGGCGGCATCTACTTCGCGATACTGAGCCTGCTCGGTAACAGCATGACCGCAGCAGAGGGCATACCTTATCTGGTGCTCTACAACGCGATCTATGTGCTTCCCCTGGTGGTCATACTGGCGATCTTCACCATGGGCATCTCCAAGGATAGGGCCAACTCCTGGCGGCTGGAGAACAGGAGGACCCTGCGGCTCGTGTTGGGGCTGGTCATGTTGGCCCTTGGAGCGGTGATGCTACTGGGAGTGTTCTGA